GGTCGAATGCCAGCAGGCGCAGAAAAAACATGAGTACGGCGTCGTCCATCCCGAGGTCGTCGCGGCCCTTTTCCGGGATGCGCTCAACGAGCCGGACCATGTCGTAAGCAAGATAGCCGACGGCCCCGGCGGAAAACGGCGGCAAGCCGGGCACGCGCACCGGCTTGTACTCCTGCGCCATCCGGCGTAATTCCGCCAGGAAGTCGCTCGAAGTCCGGCCGCGCTGGCGGCCTTCCTCGACCGAGGTGAGACCGCTGCGGTAGCGGACAATGCGAAAGGGGTGGGCGCCCATAAAGGAGAAGCGCCCCACTGTTTCGCCGCCCTCCACGCTCTCCAGCAGAAAGGAATAGCTGCTGTCGGCCGCCATCCGCAGGTAAGCCGAAACCGGCGTCAGGAGGTCGGCGGTGACGACGCGATAAACGGGAACGATCCCGCTCTGCGGGACCTGGCGGGCGAGCCGGCGGAAAGTCGGAAAATCCGGCTGGGTCATCGGCGTGTCTCTTCCCGGCGCAGCGCTTCGAGAACTGCGTTGCGCATCACCTTCACCGGAGCGCGCGTGCCGGTCCAGATCTCAAATTGAGCGGCGCCTTGTTCGACGAGCATCTCCCAGCCGGGGACGATTTTCTTCCCTTCCCGGCGCGCCATCCGCAGAAGGGCTGTTTCCCTGGGCTGATAGACCAGATCGAAGACGACGTGGCAATTCAACTCTTGCCGCGCGAGCGGGCAGGCGCGCTCATCGGGATGCATCCCCACCGGCGTGGCGTTCACAATCGCGTCAAAAAAGAGGTGTCGCAGGGCCGAGCGCGGAATGGCGGCAGCGCCGGCGGCGCGCGCCAGCTTCTTTGCCTTTTCGGCTCGGCGCGACACAATGGCCACGTCCACTCCGGCCGATTTCAGCGCCCAGACCACCGCCCGAGCCGCTCCGCCGGCCCCCAGCACGCAAACGCGACTCTTCTTGAGCGTGATCAAGCGCTCGAGCGGCCGCAGCACGCCGACATAGTCCGTGTTGTATCCATAGAGCTGTCCGCCGCCGCGCACCACCACCGTATTGACCGCGCCGATGCGCGCCGCCACCAGGTCGCAATCGTCCAGGTAGCGCACCAACGTCTCTTTGTGAGGAATGGTGACACTGAACCCGGCCAACCCCAATCGGGGAATCGCTTCGATGAACCGAGCGAGATCGTCAACCGCAAAAGGCAAATAGGCGGCGTTCATCCGCCGCGCCTGGAAGGCGGCGTTCTGCATGACGGGCGAGAGGGAATGGCCCGCCGCGCCGGGCGAGCCAATCACGCCGTAAAGGCGAGTCCGCCGGTCGAGCCGGTGGGCGCGATAGACGCGGCTCATTTCCCTGTAGGAGAGTTGCCCCGGGGCCATGGGTTGCTCGCCCCGATGCAATCGAGGCTCGTCCCAGCTCGCATAGGCCAGCGGAGAGCCCGCGCGCAACGCCAGCACCCTGCCCGGAAGCCCGGGTTCGCCCATCGGAACCGTGATGATTCTCTTTCGCGCCAGATCGAGCAAGCGCATCCAGTCGGTGAAGGAGTTTGCCCGGGCGGCCACTTTCACAACGTCGCGGCCGGGAAAGTGGACCAGTTCGGAAGCGATCATCTCGACGTTGTTGGGAACCTCTTTGAAATTGTGGTAGGAGAGGATCCAATGGGCGCGGCCCACGACACCCTGGAGGACGGGCGGCGGGATGCGGATGGCGCTCTCGATCTCCAAGTCCACCCAATCACAACCCGATTCAGCGGCGAGTTGCAGAGTCGCCAGTTGCGCCTGAATGGATCCGCCAAAGCGCCCGCCGGCGCGCCGGCTTCGACAGGTGGCAATGAGTCTGGCCCGGCGCCTTTTGCCCCGCAGGCTGTCGAGGAAACGGAGGGTTTCCTCCGAGTTGGCCAGGTAGTCCAGCCGAAGCTCGAGAATCTTCGCTTGCTTCCCGGCTCGCTTGAGCAGGCGAGAAAACGCCGCCGCGGTCTCTGCCCCCAGCACCACGCATATAGGTTCCGGGCCAAAGCGGGAACGGATGGAACGGACTCGCATCGAACCTCAAGAATGAAAAGCACTTAGTATCACACCCGCGGGACGCGAGTCAAAAGCGCCCAGGCGCGTTACCTGGCAAGCAACCGCGGGCCGCATCAGCTTGACTTTCCCTGTGGTCTTTGCTAGTTTGCTTGAAGCCCTGCCCCGAACCATACGGTTCGGGGCCTGCCTGAGACGCCTTCCTCCAGCGAGGAGAACCCCATGCGACGCATTGGATTGGGCTTGACGTGTCTTGTCGCCGCGATTGCTATCGTGGCGATTCCTCACTTGGCGCAGGAGGTTCCGGCCGGCCCTGCCCTGAACCGTACGGTTCAGGGCCCTGCCACCGCGCCAACCTATTCGGACGTTTACTGTGCCGGCTTTGTCACCGCCCGCCAGGTGCCGAACGACACCTATCTCATCACCGGCGAGGAATCGGCGAACAAAATCGTCTTTGCTGACCGCGACTTTGTGTATCTTAACAAGGGCTCGGCAGAGGGCGTGGGCATCGGGCAGGAGTTCTCCATCGTCCGTGCTGTGCGTGACGCCACCAAACTTCCTTGGTTCAAGTACCAGCGCGGGCTATCCGCCGCCATGGGGACCGTGTATGCCGACTTGGGGCGGGTGAAGGTGGTCATCGTCCACGAGCGCACCTCGACCGCCGAAGTGGTTTTTAGCTGTACGCCGATGAATCGCGGCGATCTGGCGCTGCCCTTCGAGCCACGTCCCATTCCGCCGTTCAAGAGCCCAGCGGCGTTTGATCGCTTTGCTCCCAAGAGCGGGAAGTACGACGCCATGATTGTTCTCGCCCGCGATTTTCAGCAAGGGGTTGGCACCGGAAGCGTGGTCTATGTCAATGCCGGCTCCAACCAGGGCGTCAAGGTTGGCGAATATTTCCGGTTCTTCCGCTATGCCACCAAGGACACGTACAAGTCCGAGGGCTTCGGGGCGGCTCCGAAAGCGTATTCCTGGAAGGATGTGCCGCGAGAAGTCCTGGGCGAAGGGATCGTCCTCCACACGGAAGAGAATTCCTCAAGCGTGCTGATCACCACCAGCCTGCGCGAACTTTTTCTCGGCGAATACGCCGAACTGGAATAAACAGGCCGGACAGCGTGCTTAGTTTGTCGAACCCAGTTGTGGTGAGCCTGCCGAACCACCGAACGATCCCCGTGTGCCCCTATCTCCAGCTAAATACAACTGAGCAAAGGAGACTCAAGAATGGGAGCGAGACTATCTAAATTACATGCAATTTTTGGCCTTCTCTTAATCATCGCCGGATTTATTTTCGATTTTGCTTTCGTTACAACAACAGAAAATTTTCGCGAATCTTTGAGAGATCAGACCGCTTCTTACTCGTGGATGAAATATGCTTATGAACTGACAAAGTTTTACCTGTTCGTATTGGGTTTCTTGAATATTGCATTTGCCCTGCTGATTGCTTCATCGGCTGTTCAGAAGAGTATGGGGTGGATGATCTTTGGCCTGCTGGCAGGTGGCTCAATCCTTTTCTTGGGTGGAGGGCTCTGGGAGGCGCGCATCGGACCTGTCTATAAATGGGAGCCTCCATGCTATGTTTTGGGGGCAGGATTATTTGCGATCTTGCTGAGCCTTGTGTTCGAAACATACGTACTCATGAGGGCGGAGAGCGGTCATTCGGAGATCCTCGGGAAGGAATAGAGCCGGGTCTTCGGTTGCGGCGTGTTGCTCGTCAGGCCCGTCGCGGCGCGTTACTTGGCGGGGGGAACGCTTTCGGCCAGGTGAGATTCGGAGAACACTAAGGCGGTAAAGGCCTCGATGCGGGTGGCGGAATCTTTCCAGGCGTCGGGGCGCAATCCGGCCTTCAGGCAGGTTTCCTCCAAAAATTGCTGCACATTCCAGCGGTACTGCGTCGCCACCTGGGGCAGCAGCAACCCACGAAAAGCGCCCTGGGTGACCAGCAGGCCGTGAGTGCCCACCCGAATCTCCTCCGGGCGAATCGCCTCAAATCCGGACAGGACGGAGATTTCGATTCCCAGCTCCCGCAACTCCTCGGCCTGCACGACGTCAAAGCGAGGGTCCTCAAAGGCGGCGGCAAGCGCACAGTCGCGAACCGTCTGCCACAGGGCTTTGCCGGGAAGGATGTAGCCGATGCAGCCGCGCAGCTGGCCGCGCTTGTGGAGAGATACAAACGCGCCCGAGGGCCGCTTCAGAACGTCGGAGGATGGCTCTTCTTCGGGAAGTTCTTGGCCTTGCGTTGCAGCCAGGATTGCCCGGCGGGCCAGGTCGAGCAAATACCGCTGCTCGTGGCGTTCCAACTTAACAAGGCTAAGCATTGTAAGGCTCATCCCGTTTCAATTGCTGCAACGTGACCTACGGCAGATGGCTCGAAATAGTTGGAACGGCACTCGTCCTTACAGAGTAGCCACATCTTGCTTCTTGCTGCGCCGGCGGAGAATCAGCAGGCCGGCGCGGCGCTGCTTTACCTGCACGTCCACCTTGCGCCAAAACTTTCTAAAATACAGCACCGCAGAAATGAGCGCGATCACCACCACCAGCCAGAGGGCAACCTTGCCCACCGGCTGCAGGCCAGGATGCCTCGAGCCGAAGATAATCAGACTGATCGCCACCACCTGCAAGACCATCTTTGTTTTCCCCAGCTCCGAGGCCTCAATCGTAAAGCCTTCCGCGGAAGCAATGTTCCGCAAACCGAGCACGGCGAATTCCCGGCCAACGATGATCACCACCATCCAGGCCGGCACCAGCCGCATCTCCACCAGCGAAATGAAGGCGGCTGAGATCAAGAGCTTGTCCGCCAGCGGGTCGAGCAACATGCCCAGGGTCGTGATCTGTTCGCGCTTCCGCGCCAAGTAGCCGTCGAGCCAATCGGTAAATGCAGCCACCAGAATGATGATCACTCCCCAGATCTCGAAGTTGCTCACCCTGGTCAGCAACACGACCACCAGCAGTGGAACAAAGAAGATGCGGGAGATGGTCAGAATGTTCGGCAGGTTCATGGAGCTGGTTGTCCTCGACGGAACCACCGCGATGGGAAAAATCCGCCTGGGGCGGACTCAGGGGCACCCGGTGAAGGACTATAACGAACCGCGCGCGGCCCCGTCAAACAGAATTGCCCTCTCGCGAAGCTTCGGGACGGGGCTCCGGCGCCATCGCTTGTCCGGCTGCGGAGGCTCGCTTCTTACTGCGCTTTCTACAACTTGGCCGCAAGAGGGAAGCGAGCGACCTGTGCAAAAGCCACGGTTCATTCACGAGGTCGAAAGAAGCGTCACCGCCCGCTGTTTTACCCCCTAGCCCCCCGGTGCAAGGAACTAACCTCCTTCTTTTGAATGTCTTGCCTATGGCGCTTGGGTTGTGCGGAAAGCGTTAACCCCTCCCTCTTCGCAACGCGAGAGGCGATGGCAGACTCCTTTTCCACAATGATTTCCACTCCCGAAGCTTCGGGATCGGAAAGGGATCCGGGCAGCCTTCCGACGGCTACTTGAGGGAATAAACGCGCAGATTCTCGGCCAGCCTGGGGGACACCTCCGCTTCCACCACCACCCCGCTCGAGTGATATTCTTTCCGCACCACTCGACCGTACCGGTGAAGGAGCGCGAGCGTCCGGCCATCACTGGCCGGAAGCCGTAGCGTGATTCGCACCGGGCTTTCCTCAACCAGCGCCTCATCCAGGCACTGGAGCAACCGCTCAAGGCCGATCTCTTTTAACGCCGAGACGTAAACCTTGCCGTTTCCCGTCTCGTAATCTCCCCGCTCTTCCGGGCCCAGCAGGTCAATCTTGTTGTAAACCGAAAGGCAAGGCTTGCCGGCAAGTCCCAGCTCACCGAGCACCTTTTGCACTTCCGCTTCGTGCTCGGGATGATGAGGATCGGCCAGATCGCTGACGTGAACCAGCAGGGCCGCTTCCTGAAGCTCTTCGAGCGTCGCCCGGAAGGCCGCGACCAGCCCAGGCGGGAGATCGCGAATAAATCCCACGGTATCGGAAAGCAAGAAGCGGCGCCGCGAAGGCAGCTCAAGCAGCCGCAGCGTCGGGTCCAGAGTGGCAAACATCTGGTCGGAAATATACACTTCCGCGCGGGTCAGCTTGTTAAAGAGCGTAGATTTTCCGGCGTTGGTATAGCCCACCAGAGCGACCGTCCCGAGGGGCACCGCCTGGCGGGCGGCCCGGCGAGTGGCCCTTTGCCGGCGAACCGCTTCGATCTCAGCTTTGATTCGGCGAATGCGCTCGCGGATGCGCCGCCGGTCCTTTTCCAGCTTTTGTTCGCCCGGGCCTCGCGTGCCGATCCCGGCGCCCAGGCGCGAGAGTTCCACGCCGCGGCCGGTCAGGCGGGGAAGCAGATAGTTGAGCTGGGCCAACTCGATCTGGAGCTGGCCTTCGCGGCTGCGGGCGTGGCGGGCGAAAATGTCCAGGATCAACTGCGTGCGATCAATGACCCGGCAAGCCACTTCCTTTTCCAAATTGCGCTGCTGGGTGGGGGAAAGGTTCTGGCCAAAGATAATCAGATCGGCCTCGAGAGCGCCCGCCTCGGCGCGGATTTCCTGGAGCTTGCCGCGACCAATCAAATAGGCGGGATCGAACGCTTCCTTGGACTGGATGCTTTTGCCGACCACCACCCCGCCGGCGCTGCGAGTGAGTTCCGCCAGTTCATCCATCCACTCCGAATGGTTCCGGCTGTATCCGGGGACGCGCGCCGGACGCTTGAGCGCTACGGCAACCAGGTAAGCTCGTTCGACCGATTGAACCTGCTGAGGCTTCCTCATCCCTGTTCCGGCGCGGCTTCCGCCTGGGCCCGGGCAACGCTGACCGTGGCAATGGCGTGCTTGAAGACAAGCTGTTCCTCGGCGTCGGTGGCGAGGATCAGCGAGTATTTGTCAAAACTCTTGATCCGGCCGGAAAGCTTTTCGCCGTTGTTCATGGCCAGTGTGACAGTGAGCCGTTCCTTGCGCACCGCGTTCAAGAAGGTGTCCTGAATATTGGTCTGGGTTTTTTCCGCTGCCGGCGTGCTGGCCGGTGGGGGTGCCGCCGGCCGACGGGCTATTCCAGGTCTGAAGTCAGGCATCGCATTCTCCTTGGCGAATTATATGCTTTCCGACGGCGCTCGGCGAGACGCCTCGCCTCTCAAGGCCGCCAGCCACCGTTGGACATGCGCGAGAGCCTGCCGCTCGGTCTCGGCGTTGCCCCCGAAATCGCGCATCCAGTGTACTCCAGGTTCCTTGCGAAACCAGGTGATTTGTCGCTTGGCATAATGGCGGCTTTTGCGCTTGATCAAGCGAATGGCTTCCTTGGGCGTCCGCCTGCCTTGAAGCGCATCGGCCAGCTCGCGGTAGCCGATGAATTGAAACGGCTTCAGGTCGGTCGAGTAGCCGCGCTCGAGCAGCCCTTGCACTTCCGCCCACCAGCCAGCGGCCAGCATTTCCTCGACTCGCTGCTCGATCTTCTCATAGAGAGCCTGGCGCTCTGGCAGAAGGCCAAGCTTCAGCCACGCGAAGCCTTCGAGCCGTGCGCGACCCTTGCGGAACAATTCGGAAATCGGCTTCCCGGCGAGAAAACGAACTTCCAATGCCCGGATGATCTTCGGTGCGTCTCGCGGACCAATCCGGCCGGCAGAATCCGGATCAACGCGCTTAAGGATACGATGGAGATAAGATGATCCGAAGCGCGAAGAGCGTTCGCGCAAGCGTGCCCGCAACTCTTCCGAGCGCTGCGGTCCTTCAAAAAGGCCTTCCAGGAGCGCCCTCAGATAGAGCCCTGTTCCGGCCGTCAGAATCGCCAATTTGCCGCGCCGGCGCAGCTCTTCGAGCACCAAAATCGCCCGGCGACGGTATTCGCCCGCAGTAAACAGCTCCTCCGGCTCCGCTAAATCGAGCAGGTGGTGCGGAACGGCGCTTCGCTCCGGTGGCGTGACTTTTCCCGTGCCGATGTCAAAGCGGCGATAGACTTGAGTGGAGTCGCAAGCGAGCACTTCCCCATCAAGGCGCCGGGCAAGAGAAATGGCAAGCGCCGATTTTCCGCTGGCCGTTGGTCCGACGATGGCCACCAAAGGATGGTTGGAAGGCATCAGAAGGCGTAGCGATACCGCACCAGCGTCAGCAGAAACAAAAGACCCAGAAAGATGAGCAGACCGAGAACCTGTTTGCGTTCCCATTTCATTGGGCGTAATCCAACGGCAAATTATATAGAAACGTGAACTGGAGCAGGACGTACGGCCCCGAGAAAGCCTCGGGCAGCGGCGGAAAGGGGGTCGAAGCATGAATGGCCGAGAGCGCTGCCCGGTCGAGCGGATCGGCACCGGACGTGGAGAACAGAAGGGGCTCCGGCGGTGGCACGCTGCCATCACGCAGAATATGGAAGCGAATCACCACCCTGCCTTTTTGACCGAGCCGGGCAGCTTCCGGAATAACGGCATACCAATTCCGCCGCACGGTGAAAAGAATGCGGTTCAGATACGGCCCAAAGTCCACGCCCCGGGTATCACTGAGGATAGCGGGCCCC
The sequence above is a segment of the Candidatus Acidiferrales bacterium genome. Coding sequences within it:
- a CDS encoding shikimate dehydrogenase; protein product: MRVRSIRSRFGPEPICVVLGAETAAAFSRLLKRAGKQAKILELRLDYLANSEETLRFLDSLRGKRRRARLIATCRSRRAGGRFGGSIQAQLATLQLAAESGCDWVDLEIESAIRIPPPVLQGVVGRAHWILSYHNFKEVPNNVEMIASELVHFPGRDVVKVAARANSFTDWMRLLDLARKRIITVPMGEPGLPGRVLALRAGSPLAYASWDEPRLHRGEQPMAPGQLSYREMSRVYRAHRLDRRTRLYGVIGSPGAAGHSLSPVMQNAAFQARRMNAAYLPFAVDDLARFIEAIPRLGLAGFSVTIPHKETLVRYLDDCDLVAARIGAVNTVVVRGGGQLYGYNTDYVGVLRPLERLITLKKSRVCVLGAGGAARAVVWALKSAGVDVAIVSRRAEKAKKLARAAGAAAIPRSALRHLFFDAIVNATPVGMHPDERACPLARQELNCHVVFDLVYQPRETALLRMARREGKKIVPGWEMLVEQGAAQFEIWTGTRAPVKVMRNAVLEALRREETRR
- the amrA gene encoding AmmeMemoRadiSam system protein A gives rise to the protein MLSLVKLERHEQRYLLDLARRAILAATQGQELPEEEPSSDVLKRPSGAFVSLHKRGQLRGCIGYILPGKALWQTVRDCALAAAFEDPRFDVVQAEELRELGIEISVLSGFEAIRPEEIRVGTHGLLVTQGAFRGLLLPQVATQYRWNVQQFLEETCLKAGLRPDAWKDSATRIEAFTALVFSESHLAESVPPAK
- the pgsA gene encoding CDP-diacylglycerol--glycerol-3-phosphate 3-phosphatidyltransferase, whose amino-acid sequence is MNLPNILTISRIFFVPLLVVVLLTRVSNFEIWGVIIILVAAFTDWLDGYLARKREQITTLGMLLDPLADKLLISAAFISLVEMRLVPAWMVVIIVGREFAVLGLRNIASAEGFTIEASELGKTKMVLQVVAISLIIFGSRHPGLQPVGKVALWLVVVIALISAVLYFRKFWRKVDVQVKQRRAGLLILRRRSKKQDVATL
- the hflX gene encoding GTPase HflX, giving the protein MRKPQQVQSVERAYLVAVALKRPARVPGYSRNHSEWMDELAELTRSAGGVVVGKSIQSKEAFDPAYLIGRGKLQEIRAEAGALEADLIIFGQNLSPTQQRNLEKEVACRVIDRTQLILDIFARHARSREGQLQIELAQLNYLLPRLTGRGVELSRLGAGIGTRGPGEQKLEKDRRRIRERIRRIKAEIEAVRRQRATRRAARQAVPLGTVALVGYTNAGKSTLFNKLTRAEVYISDQMFATLDPTLRLLELPSRRRFLLSDTVGFIRDLPPGLVAAFRATLEELQEAALLVHVSDLADPHHPEHEAEVQKVLGELGLAGKPCLSVYNKIDLLGPEERGDYETGNGKVYVSALKEIGLERLLQCLDEALVEESPVRITLRLPASDGRTLALLHRYGRVVRKEYHSSGVVVEAEVSPRLAENLRVYSLK
- the hfq gene encoding RNA chaperone Hfq, whose amino-acid sequence is MPDFRPGIARRPAAPPPASTPAAEKTQTNIQDTFLNAVRKERLTVTLAMNNGEKLSGRIKSFDKYSLILATDAEEQLVFKHAIATVSVARAQAEAAPEQG
- the miaA gene encoding tRNA (adenosine(37)-N6)-dimethylallyltransferase MiaA, translating into MAIVGPTASGKSALAISLARRLDGEVLACDSTQVYRRFDIGTGKVTPPERSAVPHHLLDLAEPEELFTAGEYRRRAILVLEELRRRGKLAILTAGTGLYLRALLEGLFEGPQRSEELRARLRERSSRFGSSYLHRILKRVDPDSAGRIGPRDAPKIIRALEVRFLAGKPISELFRKGRARLEGFAWLKLGLLPERQALYEKIEQRVEEMLAAGWWAEVQGLLERGYSTDLKPFQFIGYRELADALQGRRTPKEAIRLIKRKSRHYAKRQITWFRKEPGVHWMRDFGGNAETERQALAHVQRWLAALRGEASRRAPSESI